Proteins from a genomic interval of Gopherus evgoodei ecotype Sinaloan lineage chromosome 7, rGopEvg1_v1.p, whole genome shotgun sequence:
- the SART1 gene encoding LOW QUALITY PROTEIN: U4/U6.U5 tri-snRNP-associated protein 1 (The sequence of the model RefSeq protein was modified relative to this genomic sequence to represent the inferred CDS: inserted 2 bases in 1 codon; substituted 1 base at 1 genomic stop codon) — MGSSKKHRERGETGSPGGSEEQQQQLQPPPPPPTAPSSSSRHREHKKHKHRSGGSGERRGKRSRSRGERSSRRSGGEEAAAAARGSHGRAGDRGAQEAEGTRRIKREKRDDGYEAAASSKASSGDASLSIEETNKLRAKLGLKPLEVNAIKKEVGSKEDPVAAEVINPIVLKQREEIREKLAAAKEKRLLNQKLGKIKSLGEDDPWLDDTAAWIERSRKLQVEKELAEKRAKLLEEMDQEFGISSLVEEEFGQKKKDHYSSRDLQGLTVNTPSVLXGRKDSILTLKDKGVLQEEDDVLVNVNIVDKEKAKKNVELRKKKPEYRPYEEEESVDDMAIYKHKNVLSKYDEEIEGEKKKSFKLDSGGMADGSWERELQQVRDSLRSQAQSLDMPVLHLASEYFTPEEMNITFKKTKRRVKKLRKKEKPVKADDLLPLGNETKQSDFGSRLRGRGRRAHRKKEEEEEEEGDMEQNVNQPADLPSQSDDTRVENMEISSDEEAEKVPKXPSALDEDEAEQELQKQLEKGRKLRQMQQLKESGEKQVIEIVKKLETRRSREDDEELERKGAIVFNATSEFCRTLGEIPTYGLAGNREDQRSSLDFERDDERSGNGGSDSDGEENIGWSTVNLDEEKQQQDFSASSTTILDEEPIVNRGLAAALLLCQNKGLLETTVQKVARVKAPNKSLPSAVYCIEDKMAIDDKYSRREEYRGFTQDFKEKDGYKPDVKIEYVDETGRKLTPKEAFRQLSHRFHGKGSGKMKTERRMKKLDEEALLKKMSSSDTPLGTVALLQEKQKAQKTPYIVLSGSGKSMNANTITK, encoded by the exons ATGGGCTCTTCGAAGAAGCACCGGGAGCGGGGGGAGACCGGGAGCCCTGGGGGCTCcgaggagcagcagcaacagctgcagccgccgccgccgccgcctaccgccccctcttcctcctcccggCACCGGGAGCACAAGAAGCACAAGCACCGGAGCGGCGGGTCCGGCGAGCGGCGAGGGAAGCGCAGCCGGAGCCGCGGGGAGAGGAGCAGCcggaggagtgggggagaggaggcggCCGCGGCGGCCCGGGGCAGTCATGGCCGGGCTGGGGACAGAGGCGCCCAGGAGGCCGAGGGGACCAGGCGGATCAAGCGGGAGAAGCGCGACGATGGATACGAGGCAG CTGCCAGCTCAAAGGCCAGCTCAGGGGATGCTTCTCTCAGCATTGAAGAGACCAA TAAACTCCGAGCTAAACTTGGGCTGAAGCCTTTGGAAGTCAATGCCATCAAAAAGG AAGTGGGCAGTAAGGAGGACCCTGTGGCAGCTGAGGTGATCAACCCCATTGTGCTGAAGCAGAGGGAGGAGATCCGGGAGAAGCTAGCAGCTGCTAAGGAGAAGCGGCTTCTCAACCAGAAATTAGG GAAAATCAAGTCTCTGGGAGAGGATGACCCCTGGCTGGATGACACAGCTGCCTGGATCGAGAGGAGCCGGAAGCTGCAGGTTGAGAAGGAGCTGGCTGAGAAGAGG GCCAAACTCCTTGAAGAGATGGACCAGGAATTCGGCATCAGCAGTCTTGTTGAAGAGGAGTTTGGGCAGAAGAAGAAG GATCACTACAGCTCCCGGGATCTGCAGGGCCTGACAGTGAACACACCATCGGTCCTTTGAGGAAGGAAAGACAGTATTCTGACCCTCAAAGACAAAG GcgtcctgcaggaggaggacgATGTCCTGGTGAACGTCAATATAGTGGACAAGGAGAAAGCTAAGAAGAACGTGGAGCTGCGGAAGAAGAAGCCGGAGTACAGGCCCTACGAGGAGGAGGAGAGCGTGGATGACATGGCCATT TACAAGCACAAGAACGTCCTGTCCAAGTATGATGAGGAGATCGAAGGGGAGAAGAAGAAATCCTTCAAGCTGGACTCGGGCGGCATGGCAGATGGCTCATGGGAGCGGGAGCTGCAGCAGGTCCGCGATAGTCTGCGCAGCCAGGCCCAGAGCCTAGACATGCCTGTTCTGCACCTGGCCTCGGAGTACTTCACCCCAGAGGAGATG AATATCACCTTCAAGAAGACCAAACGGCGGGTGAAGAAGCTGCGAAAGAAGGAGAAGCCAGTGAAAGCTGATGATCTGTTACCCCTGGGCAATGAGACAAAGCAGAGCGACTTTGGCTCCCG gtTACGGGGCCGAGGGAGGAGGGCTCAcaggaagaaggaggaggaggaagaggaggaaggggacATGGAACAAAATGTGAACCAGCCTGCAGACCTGCCATCCCAGTCAGATGACACCCGGGTAGAGAACATGGAAATCAGCAGCGATg AGGAGGCTGAGAAGgttcccaa tcccagtgccctggATGAGGacgaggcagagcaggagctgcagaagcagctggagaAGGGCCGTAAACTCCGGCAGATGCAGCAACTGAAGGAGAGTGGGGAGAAG CAGGTCATTGAGATAGTCAAGAAACTGGAGACACGCCGTAGCCGGGAGGACGATGAGGAGCTAGAGAGAAAAGGAGCGATAGTCTTCAATGCCACCTCGGAGTTCTGCCGCACACTGGGCGAGATCCCCACTTATGGGCTGGCTGGCAACCGTGAGGACCAGAGGAGCTCATTG GACTTTGAACGGGATGATGAGAGGTCAGGAAATGGCGGCTCAGACTCCGATGGCGAAGAGAACATTGGCTGGAGCACGGTCAACCTAGATGaggagaaacagcagcaggaT TTCTCAGCATCCTCCaccaccatcctggatgaggaGCCCATAGTGAACCGGGGCCTAGCTGCTGCCCTCTTGCTTTGCCAGAACAAAG GCCTGCTGGAGACAACAGTACAGAAGGTGGCCAGGGTGAAGGCCCCCAATAAGTCGCTGCCCTCAGCTGTGTACTGCATCGAGGATAAGAT GGCCATTGATGACAAGTACAGCCGGCGGGAGGAGTACCGGGGCTTCACCCAAGACTTCAAGGAGAAGGACGGCTACAAGCCTGATGTCAAGATTGAATATGTGGACGAGACGGGTCGAAAGCTGACTCCAAAGGAG GCCTTCCGGCAGCTCTCTCACCGCTTCCATGGGAAGGGTTCCGGGAAGATGAAGAcagagaggaggatgaagaagCTGGATGAGGAGGCG CTGCTGAAGAAGATGAGTTCCAGCGACACACCCCTGGGAACGGTGGCgctgctgcaggagaagcagaagGCCCAGAAAACACCTTACATTGTGCTGAGTGGCAGTGGCAAGAGCATGAACGC AAACACCATCACCAAGTGA
- the EIF1AD gene encoding probable RNA-binding protein EIF1AD yields MSQATKRKHVVKEVLEEYVVPSPQQQIVRVLGTPGNNLHEVETAEGTRFLVSMPTKFRKNIWIKRGDFLLVDPIKEGEKVKAEINFVLYKDHVRYLKKEGLWPEAFSDTAESQPSSEASREREQTAARSSGEEDSDDDSDLFVNTNRLRYGCTESEDDSEEEAEVASDQEEEEEK; encoded by the exons ATGTCCCAAGCAACCAAACGCAAGCATGTGGTGAAAGAGGTGTTGGAGGAGTACGTGGTGCCATCTCCTCAACAGCAGATTGTCCGG GTCCTGGGGACCCCAGGAAACAACCTCCATGAGGTGGAAACAGCCGAGGGGACCAGATTCTTAGTGAGCATGCCCACAAAATTCCGCAAGAACATCTGGATCAAACGAG GTGACTTTCTGCTGGTGGACCCCATCAAAGAGGGCGAGAAGGTGAAAGCTGAGATCAACTTTGTGTTGTACAAGGACCATGTGCGGTACCTAAAGAAAGAAGGGCTCTG GCCTGAGGCGTTCTCTGACACTGCAGAAAGTCAGCCCAGCTCTGAGGCCAG cagggaaagggagcAAACAGCTGCCCGCTCCTCTGGGGAAGAGGACTCAGACGATGACAGTGACCTGTTTGTGAACACGAACAGACTGCGCTATGGCTGCACAGAGAGCGAGGACGAcagtgaggaggaggcagaggtggccagtgaccaggaggaggaagaagaaaaatag